The following coding sequences lie in one Aspergillus luchuensis IFO 4308 DNA, chromosome 8, nearly complete sequence genomic window:
- a CDS encoding uncharacterized protein (COG:G;~EggNog:ENOG410QDA5;~InterPro:IPR011701,IPR036259;~TransMembrane:5 (o31-52i59-79o85-110i122-144o150-169i);~go_function: GO:0022857 - transmembrane transporter activity [Evidence IEA];~go_process: GO:0055085 - transmembrane transport [Evidence IEA]), with protein sequence MLCNGHTGHFAFFYNQVYATEVLEIYEESGATLIIIINALGIPVRALLGYLADRYIGPLNCLIPCVALCGILIFSWAAVHTTVELYVFAVFYGLASAAAMALFVGTVPSLTKDLDKIGTRVGMALTIMSFGPLTGPSVAGTLIARTGGEYLAAQIWVGAALIVAVLALVGA encoded by the exons ATGCTATGTAATGGTCATACTGGACattttgctttcttctaC AACCAGGTCTATGCGACAGAGGTGTTGGAGATCTACGAAGAATCCGGGGCGACATTGATAATAATCATCAACGCCCTCGGTATTCCCGTCCGAGCCCTCCTCGGATACTTGGCCGATCGCTACATTGGTCCGCTCAACTGCCTCATTCCTTGCGTGGCCCTTTGTGGCATTCTGATATTTTCCTGGGCCGCTGTGCATACCACAGTCGAGCTGTACGTCTTCGCGGTGTTCTATGGACTAGCATCGGCAGCAGCGATGGCCTTGTTTGTTGGGACCGTGCCCTCGTTGACGAAAGACCTTGATAAGATTGGCACGCGAGTTGGCATGGCCCTGACCATTATGAGCTTTGGCCCGCTGACTGGGCCCTCTGTGGCGGGGACATTGATAGCGCGCACCGGTGGGGAGTACCTGGCTGCGCAGATATGGGTAGGAGCCGCGTTGATTGTGGCGGTCCTCGCTCTGGTCGGAGCATGA
- the GRS1_3 gene encoding glycine--tRNA ligase 1, mitochondrial (COG:J;~EggNog:ENOG410PH5K;~InterPro:IPR036621,IPR006195,IPR004154,IPR027031, IPR033731,IPR002314,IPR002315;~PFAM:PF03129;~go_component: GO:0005737 - cytoplasm [Evidence IEA];~go_function: GO:0000166 - nucleotide binding [Evidence IEA];~go_function: GO:0004812 - aminoacyl-tRNA ligase activity [Evidence IEA];~go_function: GO:0004820 - glycine-tRNA ligase activity [Evidence IEA];~go_function: GO:0005524 - ATP binding [Evidence IEA];~go_process: GO:0006418 - tRNA aminoacylation for protein translation [Evidence IEA];~go_process: GO:0006426 - glycyl-tRNA aminoacylation [Evidence IEA]), with translation MAELTTRNGDPFDRTLFESLLKRRLFYTESFEIYRTSGNLKSDSRGLYDYGPPGCALQSNIVDLWRKHFVLQEDMLELDCTILTPEEVFKTSGHVDKFEDWMCKDMKKGDFLRADHLIEAVLGARLKGDKAARGIAGEGDNADSSGKRKKKGPKVSDIKAMKLEDSVVAEYEEVLAKIDNYDGPELGQLIEKYDIRNPDGNTPVSQPVPFNLMFKTTVGPSSASPGYLRPETAQGQFLNFKKLLDYNQNSMPFASASIGKSFRNEISPRSGLLRVREFLMAEIEHFVDPEGGKRHPKFDLVKDLQLSFLDRATQLGGKTSLHKTTIGEAVASRMVDNETLGYFLGRIYLFLLKIGVDANKVRFRQHMANEMAHYATDCWDAELQTTYGWIECVGCADRSAYDLTVHSKKTEEPLVVRESWREPLKVEEWQIDINKPKLGPLFKKNAKAVEAALSSLSQSERESLATTLEENGIVSVTVPEMAEQVEISKDLISIVKRTRTENIREYIPIVIEPSFGIGRIFYSLLEHVYWHRANDPARGVLSLPISVAPTKVLIVPLSTHQDFVPLTKKIAEDLRGLGISCRADESSASIGKRYARNDELGIPLGVTIDFDSVKNGTITLRERDSTKQVRASQEEVFGAIECLISGKEKWEDVFARLPEFLGQSGDD, from the exons ATGGCTGAGCTCACTACCCGTAACGGCGATCCTTTCGACCGTACACTCTTTGAGTCGCTATTGAAGCGCCGACTTTTCTATACCGAATCGTTTGAAATCTACCGAACTTCCGGAAACCTTAAAAGCGACAGCAGAGGCCTTTACGATTATGGACCGCCCGGGTGTGCGCTCCAGTCGAACATTGTGGACTTATGGCGGAAACACTTCGTTCTTCAGGAGGATATGCTAGAACTTGATTGTACGATTCTAACACCAGAAGAAGTCTTCAAAACCAGTGGCCACGTGGATAAGTTCGAGGATTGGATGTGCAAAGATATGAAAAAGGGGGACTTCTTACGTGCCGACCACCTCATCGAGGCTGTCCTTGGGGCAAGACTAAAAGGAGATAAAGCAGCTAGAGGAATTGCTGGTGAGGGTGATAACGCCGATAGCTCaggcaaaaggaaaaagaagggtCCCAAAGTGAGCGACATCAAGGCGATGAAACTGGAGGACTCTGTTGTGGCAGAATACGAGGAAGTGCTTGCCAAG ATTGATAATTACGATGGACCTGAGCTCGGCCAATTGATTGAGAAGTATGACATTCGAAACCCGGATGGAAACACACCGGTATCACAACCGGTACCCTTCAACCTGATGTTCAAAACAACAGTGGGACCTAGCAGTGCTTCACCGGGATATCTCCGCCCAGAGACAGCCCAAGGCCAGTTCCTCAACTTCAAGAAACTCCTGGACTACAACCAGAACTCGATGCCATTTGCGTCTGCCTCCATCGGAAAATCGTTCCGCAATGAGATTTCCCCTCGTTCTGGCCTCCTCCGCGTCAGAGAATTTTTGATGGCTGAGATAGAGCATTTTGTCGATCCAGAAGGCGGCAAGAGGCATCCCAAATTCGACTTGGTCAAAGATCTACAGCTCAGCTTTCTCGATCGCGCAACCCAGCTGGGCGGTAAGACCAGTCTCCATAAAACCACGATCGGAGAGGCAGTGGCCAGTAGAATGGTAGACAATGAAACACTGGGATACTTCCTAGGCCGCATCTATCTCTTCCTGCTCAAGATCGGCGTCGATGCGAATAAAGTCCGATTCCGCCAACACATGGCAAACGAGATGGCCCATTATGCTACTGACTGCTGGGACGCCGAGCTCCAGACCACCTATGGTTGGATTGAATGTGTCGGATGTGCGGATCGCAGCGCCTACGATCTGACCGTTCATTCTAAGAAAACTGAAGAGCCACTTGTCGTCCGTGAATCCTGGCGTGAGCCACTAAAAGTTGAAGAATGGCAAATTGACATCAACAAGCCCAAGCTGGGACCACTCTTCAAGAAGAACGCTAAGGCTGTTGAAGCGGCGCTCAGCTCGCTCTCCCAGTCTGAGCGGGAATCTCTAGCTACGACTTTAGAAGAGAATGGAATCGTTTCTGTCACGGTCCCCGAAATGGCAGAGCAGGTTGAGATTTCCAAAGACTTGATTAGTATCGTCAAAAGGACGAGAACTGAGAACATCCGTGAATACATTCCCATTGTTATTGAGCCATCCTTCGGTATCGGCCGAATTTTCTACAGTCTACTGGAGCATGTCTACTGGCATCGGGCTAACGATCCTGCGCGTGGT GTTCTATCCCTTCCCATCTCGGTGGCACCCACAAAAGTTCTCATCGTCCCGCTCTCCACTCATCAAGACTTCGTTCCCCTTACAAAGAAAATCGCAGAGGATCTTCGTGGACTGGGAATATCCTGTCGAGCTGATGAGTCCTCCGCAAGTATAGGAAAGAGGTATGCTCGGAATGACGAATTGGGCATTCCGCTCGGTGTCACGATCGATTTCGACTCCGTGAAGAATGGAACAATCACGCTGCGTGAACGCGATAGTACAAAGCAAGTTCGGGCCTCTCAAGAGGAAGTTTTCGGTGCTATCGAGTGTCTCATTAGCGGTAAAGAGAAGTGGGAGGATGTCTTTGCGCGACTTCCTGAGTTTCTGGGTCAGAGTGGGGATGACTGA